One window from the genome of Phalacrocorax aristotelis chromosome 28, bGulAri2.1, whole genome shotgun sequence encodes:
- the RNASEH2A gene encoding ribonuclease H2 subunit A isoform X2 codes for MALARLERDPAGAGRFGSAVPPLCRRRPCALGVDEAGRGPVLDSKTLSEGERERRFELLEAASDVLGWALHVLPPDHISACMQQRARYNLNELSHDTAMGLIQFALDSGVQVAEVFVDTVGPAEKYEAKLRQHFPGLAVTVRPKADGLFPVVSAASICAKVARDRAVKHWKFVEDLEDIDRDYGSGYPNDPKTKEWLRRHLDPIFGFPQFVRFSWATAQELLQREGVPVKWADEDPKEDPSSTPSVLSYFARAHPRRTPHRFFQERSLQPLAEL; via the exons aTGGCGCTGGCGCGGCTGGAGCGAGAcccggcgggcgcggggcggtTCGGTTCCGCCGTGCCCCCCCTCTGCCGCCGCCGGCCCTGCGCCCTCGGCGTGGACGAGGCGGGCCGGGGGCCGGTGCTGG ACTCGAAGACGCTGTCGGAGGGGGAGCGGGAGCGGCGCTTTGAGCTGCTGGAGGCGGCGAGCGACGTCCTGGGGTGGGCGCTGCACGTGCTGCCCCCCGACCACATCTCTGCCTGCATGCAGCAGCG AGCCAGGTACAACCTGAACGAGCTGTCGCACGATACGGCCATGGGCCTCATCCAGTTCGCGCTGGACTCTGGCGTGCAGGTGGCCGAG GTGTTTGTGGACACGGTGGGGCCAGCAGAAAAGTACGAGGCGAAGCTGCGGCAGCACTTCCCAGGGCTGGCGGTGACCGTGCGCCCCAAAGCCGACGGGCTCTTCCCTGTTGTCAGCGCTGCCAGCATCTGCGCCAAG GTTGCCCGTGACCGGGCCGTGAAGCACtggaagtttgtggaggaccTAGAGGACATTGACCGGGACTACGGCTCAGGGTACCCCAATG ACCCCAAGACGAAGGAGTGGCTGCGGCGTCACCTCGACCCCATCTTCGGGTTCCCCCAGTTTGTGCGCTTCAGCTGGGCGACGGCACAGGAGTTGCTGCAGCGAGAGGGTGTCCCCGTCAAGTG GGCCGACGAGGACCCCAAGGAAGACCCCTCATCCACGCCCTCGGTGCTCTCCTACTTCGCCCGGGCACACCCCCGGCGTACCCCCCACCGCTTCTTCCAGGAGCGCAGCCTGCAGCCTCTGGCCGAGCTGTGA
- the HOOK2 gene encoding LOW QUALITY PROTEIN: protein Hook homolog 2 (The sequence of the model RefSeq protein was modified relative to this genomic sequence to represent the inferred CDS: deleted 2 bases in 1 codon): MAAMAEGRDVCGPLLTWLQTFAPPSPCASPQDLASGVALAHVLHSIDASWFNETWLGRIRDDTEDNWRLKVSNLRKVLQSILEYWQDVLGQTVAEQHVPNVVLAAQQADPEQLGKLVRLVLGCAVSCERREEHIQRIMTLEESVQHVVMMAIQELLDKEPSETMAVEMYGNFDTQSRRYYFLSEEPEEAGGPQQRCLELEQQVAALLEEKGSLAEENRVLREEKAQLEADAAGASAKKLLLLQTQVEQLQEENYRLESGKEELRARCSQLEREARGLQARAEELSGLAGEARALRDEMDVLRASSARAGRLEAAGGGVPGRAAAAGDLRRWVRALEERHATQLRRAAALQQQLGRAQAGCAQLEAARRQVEELSGQQAAAELRAEKWQVEFRNLQERFEALNKEKERLLEERDALREANEELRCTQVQQSCLRQADAVLEEGMAPAGNLAAEILPAELRETVAQLQQENRRLQAQEATLRLQRDRLQQRLRDADQQRLGATGASELAMALEDQGDPLRREELPEAGASLQVEEELEPRMDSSGSRHVEELQRSLRQREEALHILEQRCRRHAGEAHMVMQALEPKPPGPGVAPALHALRNQLQEKDTLIKHLENDYERSRAQREREERLLVTAWYNMGLAIQQQASEGGGLRGPLGGAQSFLAQQRLATVARRTRPPHGRPPNR, from the exons ATGGCGGCAATGGCGGAGGGGCGGGACGTGTGCGGGCCGCTGCTCACCTGG CTGCAGACCTTTGCCCCCCCCTCGCCCTGCGCCTCCCCACAGGACCTGGCCAGCGGGGTGGCCCTTGCCCATGTCCTGCACAGCAT TGACGCCTCGTGGTTCAACGAGACATGgctgggccggatccgggacGACACTGAGGATAACTGGAGGCTGAAG GTGAGCAACCTGCGGAAGGTTCTGCAGAGCATCCTGGAGTACTGGCAGGAT GTGCTGGGCCAGACAGTGGCGGAGCAGCACGTGCCCAATGTGGTGCTGGCGGCCCAGCAGGCCGACCCAGAGCAACTGGGCAAACTGGTGCGACTGGTGCTGGGGTGCGCTGTCAGCTGCGAGAGGCGGGAAG AACACATTCAGCGCATCATGACGCTGGAGGAGTCAGTGCAGCACGTGGTGATGATGGCCATCCAGGAG CTTTTGGATAAAGAACCATCGGAGACAATGGCAGTGGAGATGTACGGGAACTTCGACACGCAG TCACGGCGCTATTACTTCCTGAGCGAGGAGCCCGAGGAGGCCGGGGGGCCGCAGCAGCGCTGCCTTGAGTTGGAGCAGCAG GTGGCGGcgctgctggaggagaagggcaGCCTGGCAGAGGAGAACCGTGTGCTGCGAGAGGAGAAGGCGCAGCTGGAGGCTGATGCTGCCGGTGCCTCTGCCAAGAAGCTGCTACTGCTGCAGACGCAggtggagcagctgcaggaggagaattACCG gctggagagtgGGAAGGAGGAGCTGCGGGCGCgctgcagccagctggagcGGGAGGCACGGGGACTGCAGGCGCGGGCAGAGGAGCTGAGCGGCCTGGCTGGGGAGGCCCGCGCCCTGCGCGATGAGATGGACGTGCTGAG GGCGTCGTCGGCGCGCGCGGGGCGGCTGGAGGCGGCGGGTGGCGGCGTACCGGGG cgcgcggcggcggcgggtgaCCTGCGGCGCTGGGTGCGGGCACTGGAGGAGCGCCATGCCACCCAGCTGCGGCGGGCGGCCGCGCTGCAGCAACAGCTGGGCCGGGCGCAGGCCGGCTGCGCACAGCTGGAGGCCGCCCGCAGGCAG GTGGAGGAGCTGAGTGGGCAGCAGGCGGCGGCAGAGCTGCGGGCAGAGAAATGGCAGGTGGAGTTCAGGAACCTGCAGGAGAGGTTTGAGGCGCTGAACAAGGAGAAGGAG CGGCTGCTGGAGGAGCGGGATGCCCTACGTGAGGCCAATGAGGAGTTGCGCTGCACTCaggtgcagcagagctgcctgcgTCAGGCAG ATGCGGTGCTGGAAGAGGGCATGGCCCCCGCAGGAAACCTGGCGGCTGAAATCCTCCCTGCGGAGCTGAG GGAGACGGTGgcgcagctgcagcaggagaaccGACGGCTGCAGGCGCAGGAGGCGACGCTGCGGCTCCAGCGGGACCGGCTCCAGCAGCGGCTGCGTGATGCTGACCAGCAGAg GCTGGGGGCCACAGGGGCGTCAGAGCTGGCGATGGCCCTGGAAGATCAGGGGGACCCCCTGAGGAG GGAAGAGCTGCCCGAGGCAGGGGCTTCGCTGCAAgtggaggaggagctggagccaCGCATGGACAGCAGCG GGTCACGGCACGTGGAGGAGCTGCAGCGCAGCCTGCGCCAGAGGGAGGAGGCCCTGCACATCCTGGAGCAGCGCTGCCGCCGGCATGCCGGGGAGGCCCACatg GTGATGCAGGCGCTGGAGCCGAAGCCCCCAGGCCCCGGCGTGGCTCCCGCCCTCCATGCCCTCCGGAaccagctgcaggagaaggaCACCCTGATCAAGCACCTGGAG AACGACTACGAGCGGAGCCGGGCGCAGCGGGAGCGGGAGGAGCGGCTGCTCGTCACTGCCTGGTACAACATG GGCCTGGCGATCCAGCAGCAGGCGAGCGAGGGGGGCGGGCTGCGGGGGCCCCTTGGCGGGGCTCAGTCCTTCCTGGCGCAGCAGCGCTTGGCCACAGTCGCCCGCCGCACCCGGCCCCCCCACGGCCGGCCCCCCAACCGCTGA
- the RNASEH2A gene encoding ribonuclease H2 subunit A isoform X1, with protein MALARLERDPAGAGRFGSAVPPLCRRRPCALGVDEAGRGPVLGPMVYGICYCPVEKLEELEALGVADSKTLSEGERERRFELLEAASDVLGWALHVLPPDHISACMQQRARYNLNELSHDTAMGLIQFALDSGVQVAEVFVDTVGPAEKYEAKLRQHFPGLAVTVRPKADGLFPVVSAASICAKVARDRAVKHWKFVEDLEDIDRDYGSGYPNDPKTKEWLRRHLDPIFGFPQFVRFSWATAQELLQREGVPVKWADEDPKEDPSSTPSVLSYFARAHPRRTPHRFFQERSLQPLAEL; from the exons aTGGCGCTGGCGCGGCTGGAGCGAGAcccggcgggcgcggggcggtTCGGTTCCGCCGTGCCCCCCCTCTGCCGCCGCCGGCCCTGCGCCCTCGGCGTGGACGAGGCGGGCCGGGGGCCGGTGCTGG GGCCGATGGTTTATGGGATCTGCTACTGCCCCGTGGagaagctggaggagctggaggcgCTGGGGGTGGCAG ACTCGAAGACGCTGTCGGAGGGGGAGCGGGAGCGGCGCTTTGAGCTGCTGGAGGCGGCGAGCGACGTCCTGGGGTGGGCGCTGCACGTGCTGCCCCCCGACCACATCTCTGCCTGCATGCAGCAGCG AGCCAGGTACAACCTGAACGAGCTGTCGCACGATACGGCCATGGGCCTCATCCAGTTCGCGCTGGACTCTGGCGTGCAGGTGGCCGAG GTGTTTGTGGACACGGTGGGGCCAGCAGAAAAGTACGAGGCGAAGCTGCGGCAGCACTTCCCAGGGCTGGCGGTGACCGTGCGCCCCAAAGCCGACGGGCTCTTCCCTGTTGTCAGCGCTGCCAGCATCTGCGCCAAG GTTGCCCGTGACCGGGCCGTGAAGCACtggaagtttgtggaggaccTAGAGGACATTGACCGGGACTACGGCTCAGGGTACCCCAATG ACCCCAAGACGAAGGAGTGGCTGCGGCGTCACCTCGACCCCATCTTCGGGTTCCCCCAGTTTGTGCGCTTCAGCTGGGCGACGGCACAGGAGTTGCTGCAGCGAGAGGGTGTCCCCGTCAAGTG GGCCGACGAGGACCCCAAGGAAGACCCCTCATCCACGCCCTCGGTGCTCTCCTACTTCGCCCGGGCACACCCCCGGCGTACCCCCCACCGCTTCTTCCAGGAGCGCAGCCTGCAGCCTCTGGCCGAGCTGTGA